Proteins from a genomic interval of Halopseudomonas litoralis:
- a CDS encoding DUF6844 domain-containing protein → MKIFFGKTLIAFAIAGAGFNSVQAQQVPADEPVMNEQQLDQAAGQIAAAAQPQVSDPGLDLAQLIQDFEASPQGRAFVDNDSLFYTVATATVMVKPESREWGNARVMAYKEAMIEAQANYIRFLGLSVKTESVKKMFSDPSNMPSFSAGDLRSANKLAALFDKAVAVAGGKLDQQLDEMGINPEEFRAAPAEKRAKLFERSVAQTTVSRGRGDLTGIIPVKTFEAFNEQGDHAVAVAVVASPRFRQFVHDVIESKGDVAADPSKASAQPLRDLLRANPLALIDDFGIRRMYDEQGYPVLISFGQSSNPYRGSDFQQRADNRELSFISARAESFANFANLFKASGMVNEAVTQRTNRTNTGVAIAEGQDVTLSEEATTEIVRTINNEISSRGSVSDLAGTRELFRWTQNHPMHGHEINGVVFIWHPRSEQQARSLRNFKPQQTQQATQQRPRTTGQGGTSQSRDLMSADDF, encoded by the coding sequence ATGAAAATTTTTTTTGGCAAGACTCTCATCGCGTTTGCAATAGCTGGCGCCGGCTTCAACAGTGTCCAGGCCCAACAGGTACCGGCCGACGAGCCGGTCATGAATGAACAACAACTGGATCAAGCTGCCGGGCAGATCGCAGCAGCGGCGCAGCCGCAGGTCAGCGATCCGGGACTGGATCTGGCACAACTGATACAGGATTTCGAAGCCTCGCCCCAGGGGCGTGCCTTTGTAGACAACGACTCGCTGTTCTACACCGTTGCCACGGCCACCGTCATGGTGAAACCGGAAAGCCGGGAGTGGGGTAACGCCAGGGTGATGGCCTATAAGGAAGCAATGATCGAGGCTCAGGCCAATTACATTCGTTTTCTGGGCCTGAGCGTGAAAACCGAGAGCGTGAAGAAGATGTTCTCTGACCCCTCGAATATGCCTTCCTTCAGCGCTGGAGATTTACGCTCGGCAAACAAGCTGGCGGCGTTGTTTGACAAGGCGGTTGCGGTTGCCGGTGGCAAACTGGATCAGCAACTGGATGAGATGGGTATCAATCCTGAGGAATTCCGCGCAGCACCCGCAGAAAAACGGGCCAAGCTGTTCGAGCGCTCGGTTGCGCAAACTACTGTTTCCCGGGGAAGGGGTGATCTGACTGGCATCATTCCGGTCAAGACGTTCGAAGCTTTCAATGAGCAGGGCGACCATGCGGTGGCCGTCGCGGTGGTGGCTTCACCGCGTTTTCGTCAGTTTGTTCATGATGTGATCGAAAGCAAAGGCGATGTTGCTGCTGATCCGAGCAAGGCCAGCGCCCAGCCACTGCGCGATCTGCTGCGTGCCAACCCATTGGCGCTGATTGACGATTTCGGTATCCGACGCATGTACGACGAGCAGGGATATCCAGTGCTGATCTCCTTCGGCCAGTCGAGCAACCCGTACCGCGGTAGTGATTTTCAGCAACGGGCTGATAACCGAGAGTTGTCATTCATCTCTGCGCGTGCGGAAAGCTTTGCCAACTTTGCCAACCTGTTCAAGGCCAGCGGCATGGTCAACGAAGCTGTCACGCAGCGCACCAACCGAACCAACACCGGCGTGGCTATTGCTGAGGGTCAGGATGTGACCCTGAGTGAGGAGGCCACCACTGAAATCGTGCGCACCATAAACAACGAAATCAGTAGCCGCGGCAGCGTCTCCGACCTTGCCGGCACTCGGGAACTGTTCCGCTGGACCCAGAACCACCCCATGCACGGCCATGAGATCAATGGCGTGGTCTTTATCTGGCATCCTCGATCCGAGCAACAGGCCAGGTCGTTGCGCAACTTCAAACCGCAGCAGACTCAACAGGCAACGCAGCAGCGACCGCGTACCACAGGGCAGGGCGGTACCAGCCAAAGTCGCGATTTGATGTCAGCTGATGACTTCTGA
- the lpoB gene encoding penicillin-binding protein activator LpoB produces MKYTGKPTMIRSACLAAALLLTVGCAPQTQLLSSSSADRPVTMGLSAADFEQAAAAATQSLLASGAVDRSDGKKHVMVVSTILNDTMQRIDTDQLVKKIRVELLQSGKVQVTTAIGLNGAEDQMNTAFSELSQSRKVDRSTLVRQQLAAPDMSLSGKILQRNNRIDNRKQLVEYYFQLTLSDLRNGLAVWEGEEQISKMGSNKGTSW; encoded by the coding sequence ATGAAGTACACCGGAAAACCCACCATGATCCGTTCGGCCTGCCTTGCCGCGGCCCTGTTACTCACTGTCGGTTGCGCCCCGCAAACTCAGCTTCTGTCATCCTCCAGTGCTGACCGCCCGGTCACGATGGGGCTGAGCGCCGCTGACTTCGAACAGGCCGCCGCCGCCGCTACCCAGTCGCTTCTGGCTTCCGGCGCAGTCGATCGGAGTGATGGCAAGAAGCATGTAATGGTGGTTTCAACGATCCTGAACGACACCATGCAACGTATCGACACCGACCAACTGGTCAAGAAGATCCGGGTCGAGTTGTTGCAGAGCGGCAAGGTTCAGGTTACTACCGCGATTGGCCTGAACGGCGCCGAGGATCAGATGAATACCGCATTTTCCGAACTCAGTCAGTCACGCAAGGTGGATCGCTCGACGCTGGTAAGGCAGCAGCTGGCTGCACCCGATATGAGCCTGTCCGGCAAGATCCTGCAGCGCAATAACCGGATCGATAACCGCAAGCAGCTGGTTGAATATTACTTTCAGCTGACCTTGAGCGATCTGCGCAACGGCCTCGCCGTATGGGAAGGCGAAGAGCAGATCAGCAAAATGGGCAGTAACAAGGGCACCTCCTGGTAA
- a CDS encoding COG3014 family protein: protein MTLRTYWAFLLVLSSIVLGGCQTLAPEQKKADFNVLYEAGDYRAAADAAVIASTQGMFGQRAKPELLWSLQAGAALTASGDFATSNSVLDAAEELAKVEDTESLGRKGVEMLTTTLVNNNLNRYSPSVYDGVMINTYKALNNIFLQDHSSARIEFNRAADRQRRAEEHFSTRIKAQQLKKAKSQEQEDADADAAASPLNMAKSQEEAEKSIYESYPELQNWEVYPNFVNPYTDYLHGLFFLLASQDRDDYGKARDSLRRVAGMNPNNPAVRTDLMVVDKLIRGQWKKQNLNPAVWVIFENGLGPDIEELLVPIPLYLVSDKVEYSQIALPRLRTRDQAYTHLDLYAGKRKLGSTAPLADIDRVVQTEFQAEFPYRVTEAVMSTLAKGLIQYKAREQAGLAGALIAGVYQATTSRADTRIWSALPKDVQVARLRPPADRKLTVSGPGMTTPLSIELPDTQFTIVYIKATAAGTAPVFQVASY from the coding sequence ATGACTTTGCGTACCTACTGGGCCTTCCTATTGGTCCTGTCGAGTATCGTTCTGGGTGGTTGCCAGACACTCGCACCTGAACAAAAGAAAGCTGATTTCAACGTACTGTATGAAGCCGGGGACTATCGCGCTGCGGCGGACGCAGCGGTAATCGCCAGTACCCAGGGCATGTTCGGCCAGCGAGCGAAGCCGGAGTTGTTGTGGTCGCTTCAGGCCGGAGCCGCATTAACTGCCTCCGGTGATTTCGCCACGAGCAACAGCGTATTGGACGCCGCAGAGGAACTGGCAAAGGTCGAAGATACAGAAAGCCTGGGGCGCAAAGGAGTGGAAATGCTCACTACCACGCTGGTGAACAACAATCTCAACCGTTATTCCCCCAGTGTGTATGACGGCGTAATGATCAATACCTACAAGGCGCTGAACAATATATTTCTGCAGGACCATTCCAGCGCACGTATTGAATTCAACCGCGCGGCAGATCGGCAGCGGCGGGCGGAAGAGCATTTCAGTACTCGCATCAAGGCCCAGCAGCTGAAAAAGGCGAAGAGCCAGGAGCAAGAGGATGCGGATGCGGATGCGGCCGCATCGCCCCTGAATATGGCGAAAAGTCAGGAGGAGGCGGAAAAGTCCATCTATGAGTCCTACCCGGAGCTGCAGAACTGGGAGGTCTACCCGAACTTCGTCAACCCTTATACCGATTATCTTCACGGGTTGTTCTTTCTGCTGGCCAGCCAGGATCGTGACGATTACGGGAAGGCACGGGACTCCCTGCGTCGAGTAGCCGGCATGAATCCGAATAACCCAGCCGTAAGAACCGATCTGATGGTGGTCGACAAGCTGATTCGCGGGCAGTGGAAAAAGCAGAACCTGAACCCCGCGGTCTGGGTGATCTTCGAGAACGGTCTTGGCCCCGACATCGAAGAGCTATTGGTGCCGATCCCTCTGTACCTGGTGAGCGACAAGGTTGAATACTCGCAGATTGCCTTGCCGAGATTGAGAACCCGCGACCAGGCCTACACCCATCTGGATCTATATGCAGGCAAGCGCAAGCTAGGCAGCACTGCACCGCTGGCTGATATCGATCGTGTTGTGCAAACGGAATTCCAGGCGGAGTTCCCATACCGCGTAACCGAAGCCGTCATGAGCACGCTCGCCAAAGGACTCATTCAATACAAAGCCAGAGAGCAGGCTGGGCTGGCGGGGGCGTTGATTGCCGGAGTCTACCAGGCCACCACCAGTCGAGCGGATACCCGAATCTGGTCAGCCCTGCCCAAGGACGTACAGGTTGCCAGGCTGCGGCCGCCGGCTGATCGAAAATTGACGGTCTCCGGCCCTGGGATGACTACGCCGCTATCGATCGAGCTGCCCGATACCCAATTCACCATCGTCTATATCAAAGCGACTGCAGCCGGCACGGCACCCGTGTTTCAGGTCGCGAGCTATTAA